The Tessaracoccus aquimaris sequence GGGACAGGTCCTCCGACACCCCACCCCCCGCGCTGCCCGACGAGGTCGTCGGCGCGACGCGCGAACGCTACCTCGAGGCCTTCCGCCGACTGACCGGAGCAGACTTCGCGCTCTAGTCCGGGGCGTTACTCCAGGGCGCCGCTGGAGCGGCGCACCACCAACTCCGGCTTCAGCACCACCCGGCGGTGCCGGTGCTCCGGGCCGCCTGCGGCGTGCTCGAACAGCAGATCGGCCGCCATCCGCCCCATCTCCCTGGTCGGCTGCCGCACCGAGGTGAGCGGCACGATCCAGTTCGCGGCGAAGTCGATGTCGTCGTAGCCGACCAGGGCGACGTCGCCCGGCACGTGCACCCCTGCCCGCGCGAAGCGTCGGTACAGCCCGAAGGCCAGCATGTCGTTGCCGCAGCAGATTCCGGTCGGCAGGTCGCCTCGGTCGAGCAGCAGGCTCGCGGACCGCTCGCCGCTCTCGACGCCGATGCCCTCTGAGGCGACCTCGAGCAGCGACTCGGGGTCGAGGCCCGCCTCCGCGAGCGCCTGCTTCATGCCGAGGACGCGCTGCTCGAAC is a genomic window containing:
- a CDS encoding substrate-binding domain-containing protein; this encodes MKQALAEAGLDPESLLEVASEGIGVESGERSASLLLDRGDLPTGICCGNDMLAFGLYRRFARAGVHVPGDVALVGYDDIDFAANWIVPLTSVRQPTREMGRMAADLLFEHAAGGPEHRHRRVVLKPELVVRRSSGALE